Proteins co-encoded in one Listeria ivanovii subsp. ivanovii genomic window:
- a CDS encoding condensation domain-containing protein has protein sequence MTKITSYPAEPSDVKHFISAENKKNDHHLHTILTFDNHLNISTLKKAVVLSTQRLPLLLCHFKETNHGAFWQESVFSADDLVEVIETSVPEQKVNQAIVKKLSTENGPQIRLTIVRTKTSDQLVIVMNHMLADGAGFKEYLYLLSNLYSKSLDNPGYQAKLIPGSRSLKLVFDQFSSKQKQAILTKKKDQLPIQNPILPLQGDSNNPKIIWTKLSKQKFASFIDYTKQHEATVNDALFAAMALTIHQVTNQTAMSIDCPVDLRKYLPEDTVPGITNLTANITCHITTNDKLTSFESTLQTVKKSLQPQKNSLDALRIYYLLEIIFKKKPYIVAKKASEKLYSIPKISFTNIGIINDEKLIFQGSILKDCFICGSLKYAPFFQVAATTFRGELTLSINLHGTKEDHAWQAEFLNKMLQQFPDNSKGSRS, from the coding sequence ATGACAAAAATCACCAGTTATCCAGCTGAACCTTCTGATGTGAAACATTTTATTTCTGCTGAAAATAAAAAAAATGATCATCATCTGCATACGATACTTACATTTGATAATCATTTAAATATTTCCACATTAAAAAAAGCTGTCGTCCTATCCACCCAAAGATTGCCTCTCTTACTCTGTCATTTTAAAGAAACCAATCATGGAGCATTCTGGCAAGAAAGTGTTTTTTCAGCAGACGATTTAGTGGAAGTTATTGAAACAAGTGTACCCGAGCAGAAAGTAAATCAAGCGATTGTCAAAAAATTATCTACCGAAAATGGGCCACAAATCCGTTTAACTATTGTTCGAACAAAAACATCCGACCAGCTAGTTATTGTGATGAATCATATGTTAGCCGATGGGGCAGGTTTTAAAGAATATCTGTATTTGCTAAGTAACTTATATTCGAAGTCACTCGATAATCCCGGGTATCAAGCCAAACTTATTCCCGGTTCTCGCAGTCTAAAACTAGTTTTCGACCAATTTTCCAGCAAGCAAAAGCAAGCCATTTTAACCAAGAAAAAAGACCAACTACCGATTCAAAATCCAATACTACCACTTCAAGGTGATTCAAACAATCCAAAAATCATTTGGACTAAACTATCTAAACAAAAATTTGCTTCTTTCATCGACTACACCAAACAACACGAAGCAACTGTCAATGATGCTCTTTTTGCAGCAATGGCACTTACTATTCATCAAGTAACCAACCAAACTGCCATGTCAATTGATTGCCCAGTAGACTTACGAAAATATTTACCTGAAGATACCGTCCCCGGAATTACTAATTTAACTGCAAATATCACTTGCCATATAACTACAAACGATAAATTAACTTCTTTTGAAAGCACGCTACAAACTGTCAAAAAGTCTCTTCAACCACAAAAAAACAGCCTTGATGCATTACGAATTTATTATCTACTAGAAATCATTTTCAAGAAAAAGCCTTATATTGTTGCCAAGAAAGCTTCCGAAAAATTGTATTCTATTCCTAAAATCAGTTTTACAAATATTGGTATTATTAATGATGAAAAACTCATCTTCCAAGGTAGTATTTTAAAAGATTGTTTTATTTGCGGTTCTTTAAAGTACGCCCCATTTTTCCAAGTAGCTGCTACTACGTTTCGTGGTGAACTGACCTTAAGTATAAACCTCCATGGCACTAAAGAAGATCACGCATGGCAAGCTGAATTTTTGAACAAAATGTTGCAACAATTTCCCGATAATTCCAAAGGTTCAAGAAGCTAA